The following coding sequences are from one bacterium window:
- a CDS encoding HPr family phosphocarrier protein, giving the protein MVFNPFTGVSNFQAALSGRLAQLSQTLASGVLERVNALPHWQSAVVERPTTLGDLARPLVAFHFMMNPTFGGAICRVLRLDPRSVYRREIRADRLLPLRDTLPLTLTDHIHSVPAAKIVLLLQKHPKVRLFIARENRAEARLTASIIGILLMGIKQGENVTFRAEGEGAAEVLRQIRKYNAAEWFNGDRRRSRVDFRDIQGTDVGGIVRQVLEVMREFEEDELAAIYHPETRRLIVGHILSTHREIAKSAGFGDSDSYLRLNLDARGGRLQACFGPGKDEESKEGRDQLQVWLAELFRGVNVPPF; this is encoded by the coding sequence ATGGTTTTCAACCCTTTTACCGGCGTTTCGAACTTTCAGGCGGCCTTGTCGGGCCGGCTGGCCCAACTCTCGCAGACTCTCGCCTCAGGCGTCTTGGAGCGCGTCAACGCCCTTCCGCATTGGCAGTCGGCCGTCGTGGAGAGGCCGACCACCTTGGGGGATCTCGCGCGCCCGCTCGTGGCGTTTCACTTCATGATGAACCCCACGTTTGGAGGGGCGATCTGCCGCGTCCTGAGGCTCGATCCGCGGTCCGTCTACCGGAGGGAGATCCGGGCGGATCGTCTCCTTCCCCTCCGGGACACCCTTCCGCTGACCTTGACCGATCACATCCATTCGGTCCCGGCCGCCAAGATCGTCCTGCTCCTCCAGAAGCATCCCAAAGTCCGCCTTTTCATTGCTCGAGAAAACCGCGCCGAGGCGCGTTTGACCGCCTCCATCATCGGCATCCTCCTCATGGGGATCAAACAGGGCGAAAATGTCACCTTCCGCGCCGAGGGCGAAGGGGCCGCCGAGGTCCTGCGCCAGATACGAAAGTACAACGCCGCCGAGTGGTTCAACGGGGACCGTCGGCGATCCCGGGTCGATTTCCGCGATATCCAGGGGACCGACGTGGGCGGCATCGTCCGGCAGGTCTTGGAAGTCATGCGAGAGTTCGAGGAAGACGAGCTGGCGGCCATCTATCATCCGGAAACGCGCCGCCTCATCGTCGGCCACATCCTCAGCACCCACCGTGAGATCGCGAAATCCGCGGGTTTTGGCGACTCCGATTCTTATCTCCGGTTGAATCTCGACGCCCGGGGCGGGCGCCTCCAGGCCTGCTTTGGGCCGGGCAAGGACGAAGAGAGCAAGGAAGGAAGGGACCAACTCCAAGTCTGGCTGGCGGAACTTTTCCGGGGCGTCAATGTCCCCCCATTTTGA
- a CDS encoding helix-turn-helix transcriptional regulator, whose translation MKHNKFKKVGFDNKKRAFHLEYTSGLKVDCPYSALGIHDKVVEVGPDPEVGRHSFYFTLNNGKKEYVPYDQPLHIVQNPEYVRENTLYEMTKLLNQLIREAKVPKRELARRLGTSMSQLSRLLDTTNYKKELSRLIEIAAMLNYEFKWSFKRAA comes from the coding sequence ATGAAACATAACAAGTTCAAAAAAGTTGGGTTTGACAATAAGAAGCGAGCCTTTCACTTGGAATATACCTCGGGGTTGAAGGTGGACTGTCCTTATTCGGCCCTGGGTATTCATGACAAAGTCGTTGAGGTCGGACCAGATCCCGAGGTGGGAAGACATTCTTTCTATTTCACTCTTAATAACGGGAAAAAGGAATACGTGCCTTACGATCAACCGTTGCACATCGTCCAAAATCCCGAATACGTCCGTGAAAACACACTCTATGAAATGACGAAGCTGCTGAATCAGCTCATCCGGGAAGCCAAAGTTCCGAAACGTGAATTGGCAAGACGCCTTGGTACCTCCATGTCCCAGTTGTCGCGGTTATTGGATACGACAAACTACAAGAAGGAACTCTCTCGGCTCATCGAGATCGCCGCGATGTTGAATTACGAGTTTAAATGGTCGTTCAAACGGGCGGCATGA
- a CDS encoding DUF4160 domain-containing protein, protein MGRIKRGGYIFEFWVGDHPPRHVHVLKDGKLIAKMELDEALTVMKGKVSRRLRKILRSLVNEGVIT, encoded by the coding sequence GTGGGCAGGATCAAGCGGGGCGGTTATATCTTTGAGTTTTGGGTCGGCGATCATCCGCCGCGGCATGTCCATGTGCTGAAAGACGGCAAATTGATCGCCAAAATGGAACTGGATGAAGCCTTGACGGTGATGAAAGGAAAAGTCAGCCGAAGATTACGCAAGATCTTAAGGTCGCTGGTGAATGAAGGGGTTATTACATGA